The Legionella lytica genome has a segment encoding these proteins:
- a CDS encoding TraB/GumN family protein has translation MSAFEISVNSFSLKYELLFVFATKPYNCPIPIVVRSTFPYYNYFGENLGIFYKVTAPNGKQSHLFGTMHVNDEDIVSLPIEIKRVFMHAKTCIFEAPLQNEEKDLEILASLILSYSMKNDTHEHTNLIALMMAESYLSVFTAFENFDQHEIKSLAKRVSPILLSQLLLLPLQLSDPSRLINGLDRQMINEVDSNKQNLVFLETLEDQMKGLMGYQFSWDEQLDYFNFIFSYIDAGKYIKTVDDTKKEYLSDNQDVGIDISDSLCEHDTVRRYYYSLIDQRDSIMVQDMKTYLDQGHAFVAVGAAHLKGIIKELCTDNYQVERVELGARIHPINCSKKAVPGFYFFNQPKAEAVNMINTDCSIRFQ, from the coding sequence TTGAGCGCATTTGAGATCTCAGTCAATAGTTTTAGCTTGAAGTATGAACTACTGTTCGTTTTTGCAACAAAGCCTTATAATTGCCCAATTCCGATTGTAGTGCGATCGACTTTTCCTTATTACAACTATTTTGGAGAAAATTTGGGCATTTTTTATAAAGTAACTGCACCAAATGGTAAGCAAAGTCATTTATTTGGCACCATGCATGTGAACGATGAGGATATTGTTTCGTTACCTATTGAAATTAAAAGAGTTTTTATGCATGCAAAAACTTGTATTTTTGAAGCACCTTTGCAGAATGAGGAGAAGGATTTAGAAATCTTAGCATCTTTAATTTTATCTTACAGCATGAAAAACGACACACATGAACACACTAATCTAATAGCTCTTATGATGGCTGAAAGCTATTTAAGCGTCTTTACCGCATTCGAAAATTTTGATCAACATGAGATTAAATCTTTAGCTAAACGTGTATCTCCAATTCTGTTGTCGCAGCTACTGTTGCTCCCGCTTCAATTATCAGACCCTTCTCGTTTAATTAATGGTTTAGATAGACAAATGATCAATGAAGTTGATTCCAATAAACAAAACCTAGTGTTTTTGGAGACACTCGAGGATCAAATGAAAGGATTGATGGGTTATCAATTCAGCTGGGATGAGCAGCTTGATTATTTCAATTTTATCTTCAGTTATATTGATGCTGGAAAGTACATCAAAACAGTAGATGATACTAAAAAAGAATATTTAAGTGACAATCAAGATGTTGGTATTGATATAAGCGACTCACTATGTGAGCATGATACAGTAAGGCGTTATTATTATTCACTAATAGACCAGAGAGATAGCATTATGGTGCAAGATATGAAGACTTACCTGGATCAAGGGCATGCATTTGTTGCTGTAGGTGCGGCTCATTTAAAAGGCATCATAAAGGAACTTTGTACTGATAATTATCAAGTAGAACGTGTTGAATTAGGTGCAAGAATACATCCTATTAATTGCTCAAAAAAAGCAGTACCTGGATTTTATTTTTTTAATCAACCTAAAGCTGAGGCAGTTAATATGATAAATACGGATTGCAGTATACGTTTTCAATAA
- a CDS encoding IS110 family RNA-guided transposase, which yields MTKELKTLGIDLAKNIFQLHGTNDEGKQVLSKRLGREQFIEFMSNCTPCLVGIEACTGSHYWARTLQSLGHEVKIIAPQFVKPYVMANKNDKNDARGIAEAVTRPEMKFVAVKTAAQQDVLMVHRIRELLVKQRTAQANQIRGLLNEYGIILPQGIRQIRQLIERLDENQAHLSSMAYALFVRLYEQFKAIDNEVGFYDQEIKAQAMNNPLCCEVMNIEGIGPMTASALVASIGDPNVFKNGREVSAWLGLTPKQNSSGHKIRLGGISKRGDRYLRTLLIHGARTVTRYCDNKTDTKSQWVARKKLQHGANKAAVALANKNARIIWAIMATGACYQPELACAA from the coding sequence ATGACTAAAGAGCTTAAAACATTAGGTATCGATTTAGCAAAGAATATATTCCAACTGCATGGAACTAATGATGAGGGGAAGCAGGTATTAAGTAAACGCCTGGGCAGAGAGCAATTCATTGAGTTTATGAGTAATTGTACGCCGTGCCTGGTTGGTATTGAGGCCTGTACAGGCTCCCACTATTGGGCTAGAACCCTTCAATCCCTAGGGCATGAAGTTAAAATCATAGCGCCACAATTCGTAAAGCCTTATGTAATGGCGAATAAGAATGATAAAAATGATGCTCGCGGGATAGCAGAAGCTGTTACACGTCCAGAAATGAAGTTTGTTGCAGTAAAAACGGCTGCTCAACAAGACGTATTGATGGTGCATCGGATAAGAGAGCTGTTAGTGAAGCAACGAACTGCTCAGGCTAATCAGATAAGAGGTTTATTGAATGAGTACGGAATTATTCTTCCACAAGGTATTCGTCAAATTCGCCAACTGATAGAGCGTTTGGATGAGAATCAAGCTCATTTAAGCAGTATGGCATACGCCTTATTTGTCCGACTTTATGAGCAATTTAAAGCAATCGATAATGAAGTGGGCTTTTACGACCAGGAAATCAAAGCGCAAGCCATGAACAATCCCTTATGTTGTGAGGTGATGAACATCGAAGGCATTGGTCCCATGACTGCCTCAGCCCTAGTGGCCAGTATTGGCGACCCGAATGTATTTAAAAATGGCCGTGAAGTCTCTGCATGGCTTGGGCTCACTCCAAAACAAAACTCCAGTGGTCATAAAATACGATTAGGCGGTATCAGTAAACGAGGAGACCGTTACCTCAGGACATTACTCATCCATGGGGCACGTACTGTGACGCGCTACTGTGATAATAAAACCGATACGAAGAGTCAATGGGTTGCTCGTAAAAAATTGCAGCATGGGGCCAATAAAGCTGCGGTCGCTTTAGCCAATAAAAATGCCCGAATCATCTGGGCTATCATGGCAACCGGTGCCTGTTATCAGCCTGAACTGGCGTGTGCTGCATAA
- a CDS encoding transposase domain-containing protein, translated as MFYSLIATAKANGLNPFNYLKTLFENIRSCTAVENYKALLPFNLNANRI; from the coding sequence TTGTTTTATAGCCTCATTGCAACAGCGAAAGCTAATGGTCTTAATCCCTTTAATTATCTGAAAACTCTTTTTGAAAACATACGATCTTGCACAGCAGTAGAGAATTATAAGGCTCTATTGCCGTTTAACCTAAATGCAAACCGTATTTAG
- a CDS encoding thioredoxin family protein has product MNNIIKYLVITLVTLVPALSFATLKPFTSNDCAALAMPKTVLLVHASWCSHCKAFLPVYERVSNQEKYRDWIFYQMVNDKFENVCGTAIKGVPVTFKNNMKNNLLGNKPLSVLEEFLDSNA; this is encoded by the coding sequence ATGAATAATATAATAAAATACTTAGTTATAACGCTAGTAACGCTGGTACCTGCCCTGTCTTTTGCAACGCTAAAACCATTCACCAGCAACGATTGCGCAGCTTTAGCAATGCCGAAAACGGTCCTATTAGTTCATGCATCCTGGTGTTCACACTGCAAGGCTTTCTTACCAGTTTACGAGCGTGTATCAAATCAAGAAAAATACAGAGATTGGATTTTCTATCAGATGGTCAATGATAAATTTGAAAATGTTTGTGGCACTGCCATTAAAGGTGTTCCTGTCACCTTTAAAAATAATATGAAAAATAATTTGCTAGGAAATAAGCCACTATCAGTTCTGGAAGAGTTTTTAGATTCGAATGCCTAG